One region of Channa argus isolate prfri chromosome 20, Channa argus male v1.0, whole genome shotgun sequence genomic DNA includes:
- the fbrs gene encoding autism susceptibility gene 2 protein isoform X8 has protein sequence MEGPSRSTGFRQSRRSRSQRDRARRRRRVDLAEERATSLSSGSDHEACGTNSVMGSAGRECRPGFGRHRPPRRRKRESVSCEEDIIDGFAIASFISLEALEMDCSLKPSQRTDMLGRRNKGKRGPEENGGGPLSEPEEGAPHSFSSSYCNKSRNKRRKIEGQPLETGYICDTESDTGDKASDNDMELVFKVRPTKAVEPAPSNMGLSIGKSCLSLTARSGSVSRLMVTSQVSGLARSQEKSLEPHFPEPVSCSTSSASFSLTSHSPVTPSVTVSRPSPFSSTRHNGSPPLPKQKSFFTLSGRSNPSYSINNTSSTQVKPPSSSTVASASSSMCPPTPPTSASLPYMRGSGPSGPLRPPSRASSGALYTSSPGLGLPPPPPLLQGPSHSTAADRDGRRSVPGAENNATAAGRSTPGGPSASNSSGRTSQNQPSIPPLAFQFHQHNHQHQHTHTHQHFAPFLHPTATAPPLFDKYGGKVEGLYRHPQFFPQYPPPSVPSIQPVIPPTGPFSSLQGAFQPKGTGPDLTARLGVVPHHLQPKDPRKPGKWCAMHVYVAWMILNHQRKVKQIQGDPHKLDFRTDLLARLPGAGGLDPLGPMGGALPPTHELNRPPSLFSATGSVNPSSAPFISPSAPHSSFLAPTAHLDQYGRSQPFNPLGALGSGAFGGLGSPTLAGSMFGPKDSPASVVGGLSTPNHHDPWNRLHGPSGFPAGPSWAKGVDKRDERDRVKDGERREIPHIKDEKDRDNMLYGRQPVRISPVAPSFKPRSSTPVSHINGHSSAMVGGSGPSEDLTRSLNRDRDRDGDKRQLPSVSSRAPPVGTSPLVADRDRPRSSSSSVLNTPPPTNRSAASPLDLYPRALPPTAHSLHSEPSHSQRDPPASSSASASVSSLSQSKKSDRTTTPVSKPPVLPVKVKEEKKEEPEPIPITLPPPAPNHSFDRPNSHPHHPSSGTPSSSSLSLTPTSLTPNPPSHHYSFVERPRFDPYLGGMLVGERYPHGPIQAPPQGHGFPWELAVQQQQRHRREALALQSDPHLALRPDQHLARLLQHQRLLEVAAANPHHPPTSTSTASTPAVRPEFSIMAHPFDRPHQLGPPGGGLMDEEQRAQILREDFERARYFGMHPHLPAGSHLSSPSHAAHLEQLHPGLLSHPLQPGANPQHHTGLYARLGQLNPHHVPNGILAKGPAGLVGALSVGAPPPLISSITSRSSTPPRRLGGPDYKPLTLPVEQPIQLQSPHQNRGTMIDWRRW, from the exons GAACAAGGGGAAAAGAGGGCCTGAGGAGAACGGCGGAGGGCCGCTGTCAGAGCCTGAGGAAGGAGCTCCACACAGTTTCTCCAGCAGCTACTGTAACAAGAGCAGAAATAAGAGAAGAAAGATTGAG GGGCAACCTTTAGAGACTGGATATATA TGTGACACTGAGAGTGATACGGGGGACAAG GCCTCAGACAATGACATGGAACTAGTTTTTAAAGTTCGCCCTACAAAAG CTGTGGAGCCTGCACCCTCAAACATGGGCCTGTCCATAGGCAAAAGCTGCCTGTCTCTAACGGCCCGTAGCGGCAGCGTCTCACGTTTGATGGTGACCTCGCAAGTATCTGGCCTGGCGCGAAGTCAAGAGAAAAGCCTGGAGCCACATTTCCCAGAGCCTGTTTCTTGTTCTACCTCTTCTGCCTCCTTCAGCCTGACTTCCCACTCTCCAGTTACACCCTCAGTCACGGTTTCCCGGCCCAGCCCATTCAGCAGCACCCGCCACAACGGCAGCCCACCACTGCCCAAACAAAAATCCTTCTTCACTTTGTCTGGACGATCTAACCCTTCCTACAGCATCAACAACAC GAGCAGCACCCAAGTCAAACCTCCATCATCTTCAACTGTTGCCTCTGCGTCATCCTCCATGTGCCCTCCAACTCCCCCCACCAGTGCATCACTTCCCTATATGAGGGGCTCAGGACCCTCTGGGCCTCTCCGACCCCCTTCCCGAGCCAGCTCTGGAGCACTGTACACATCTTCACCTGGTCTGGGTCTGCCTCCCCCTCCACCGCTGCTGCAAGGTCCTTCCCACTCAACAGCAGCAG ACCGCGATGGCAGGCGCAGCGTCCCAGGGGCTGAAAATAATGCGACAGCTGCCGGTCGCTCCACTCCTGGTGGTCCATCAGCATCGAATTCATCGGGCCGGACGTCTCAGAACCAGCCGAGCATCCCACCCTTGGCCTTCCAATTCCATCAGCACAACCACCAGCACcagcacacgcacacgcaccaACACTTCGCGCCCTTCCTGCACCCCACAGCTACCGCACCACCTCTG TTTGATAAGTATGGAGGAAAAGTGGAAGGACTGTACCGACACCCT CAATTCTTCCCACAATACCCACCACCCTCAGTGCCGAGCATCCAGCCTGTGATTCCTCCCACTGGGCCTTTCAGCTCTTTGCAAGGAGCATTTCAGCCAAAG GGAACGGGTCCTGATTTAACCGCAAGACTTGGGGTTGTGCCACACCACCTGCAGCCCAAAGACCCCAGG aaacCAGGAAAATGGTGTGCTATGCATGTATATGTGGCCTGGATGATTCTAAACCATCAGAGGAAAGTAAAG CAGATTCAGGGTGATCCTCACAAGCTGGACTTTCGTACTGACCTGTTGGCCCGACTTCCTGGAGCAGGGGGATTGGACCCCCTGGGGCCTATGGGAGGAGCTCTACCTCCCACTCATGAGCTGAACAGGCCTCCCAGTTTGTTCTCAGCTACAG GTTCAGTCAATCCGTCCTCTGCTCCTTTTATCTCTCCCTCAGCACCCCACTCCTCTTTCCTAGCACCAACTGCACACTTGG accaGTATGGCCGATCCCAACCCTTCAATCCGCTGGGAGCCCTGGGTTCTGGTGCCTTTGGAGGACTTGGCAGCCCAACACTGG CAGGCTCCATGTTTGGCCCTAAAGACTCACCAGCTAGCGTGGTCGGGGGATTGTCCACCCCTAACCATCATGACCCGTGGAACCGTCTACACGGTCCATCTGGGTTCCCTGCTGGCCCCAGCTGGGCTAAAGGGGTGGACAAGAGGGACGAAAGGGATCGAGTAAAGGACGGAGAAAGGAGAGAGATCCCCCACATCAAGGATGAAAAAGACAG AGACAATATGCTGTATGGCCGACAACCTGTGAGAATATCTCCAGTTGCCCCTTCATTTAAGCCCCGCAGTAGCACCCCGGTCTCTCATATTAATGGCCACAGCAGTGCCATGGTGGGGGGCAGTGGACCTTCGGAGGACTTGACACGCAGCTTAAACAGAGACCGAGACAGAGATGGGGACAAGAGGCAGCTGCCATCTGTGTCTTCACGGGCACCTCCTGTTGGCACTTCACCCTTAGtagcagacagagacagaccaCGGTCTTCCTCATCCTCTGTTCTCAATACACCCCCACCCACCAATCGCTCAGCAGCATCTCCTTTGGACCTTTACCCTCGCGCACTACCCCCAACAGCACATAGCCTCCACAGTGAACCCTCACACTCCCAAAGGGACCCGCCTGCCTCGTCCTCAGCTTCGGCCTCAGTCTCTTCTTTGTCTCAGTCCAAGAAGTCTGACCGGACCACCACACCAGTCTCCAAACCCCCTGTGCTGCCTGTCAAAGttaaagaggagaagaaagaggagccAGAGCCTATCCCCATCACCCTGCCTCCCCCAGCGCCCAACCATAGCTTTGACCGCCCCAACAGCCATCCACACCACCCAAGCTCTGGTACCCCTTCCTCATCCTCTTTATCACTGACTCCCACTTCACTTACTCCAAACCCTCCTTCCCATCATTATTCCTTTGTGGAGCGCCCGAGATTTGACCCGTATCTAGGCGGCATGTTAGTGGGAGAACGTTACCCCCATGGACCCATCCAAGCGCCACCACAGGGTCATGGCTTCCCCTGGGAACTGGcagtccagcagcagcagcgacaTCGTAGGGAGGCTTTGGCACTTCAGTCAGACCCTCACCTCGCCCTGCGACCAGATCAACATCTGGCTCGGCTGCTCCAGCATCAGCGCCTTCTAGAGGTGGCAGCAGCCAACCCTCACCACCCTCCAACTTCTACCTCTACTGCCTCCACCCCTGCTGTCCGACCGGAGTTCAGCATAATGGCCCATCCTTTTGACCGTCCTCATCAGCTGGGACCCCCAGGAGGAGGGCTGATGGATGAGGAGCAGCGTGCCCAAATCCTGAGAGAAGACTTTGAGCGGGCTCGCTACTTTGGGATGCATCCACACCTCCCCGCTGGCTCGCACCTCTCAAGTCCCTCTCATGCTGCTCACCTGGAGCAGCTTCACCCTGGTCTtctctcccacccactccaGCCAGGAGCTAATCCTCAGCACCACACAGGCCTCTACGCCCGTTTAGGCCAACTAAACCCACACCACGTGCCCAATGGAATCCTGGCAAAGGGCCCAGCAGGCTTGGTGGGAGCGCTCTCAGTGGGGGCACCACCTCCACTCATTTCTTCCATCACCAGCCGGTCATCCACACCTCCCCGCAGACTAGGAGGGCCAG ACTACAAACCTTTAACCCTCCCAGTTGAACAACCAATCCAACTCCAGTCCCCCCACCAAAATAGGGGAACCATGATTGACTGGAGGCGATGGTAG
- the fbrs gene encoding autism susceptibility gene 2 protein isoform X6 translates to MEGPSRSTGFRQSRRSRSQRDRARRRRRVDLAEERATSLSSGSDHEACGTNSVMGSAGRECRPGFGRHRPPRRRKRESVSCEEDIIDGFAIASFISLEALEMDCSLKPSQRTDMLGRRNKGKRGPEENGGGPLSEPEEGAPHSFSSSYCNKSRNKRRKIEGQPLETGYICDTESDTGDKASDNDMELVFKVRPTKAVEPAPSNMGLSIGKSCLSLTARSGSVSRLMVTSQVSGLARSQEKSLEPHFPEPVSCSTSSASFSLTSHSPVTPSVTVSRPSPFSSTRHNGSPPLPKQKSFFTLSGRSNPSYSINNTSSTQVKPPSSSTVASASSSMCPPTPPTSASLPYMRGSGPSGPLRPPSRASSGALYTSSPGLGLPPPPPLLQGPSHSTAADRDGRRSVPGAENNATAAGRSTPGGPSASNSSGRTSQNQPSIPPLAFQFHQHNHQHQHTHTHQHFAPFLHPTATAPPLFDKYGGKVEGLYRHPQFFPQYPPPSVPSIQPVIPPTGPFSSLQGAFQPKPLVPQGTGPDLTARLGVVPHHLQPKDPRKPGKWCAMHVYVAWMILNHQRKVKIQGDPHKLDFRTDLLARLPGAGGLDPLGPMGGALPPTHELNRPPSLFSATGSVNPSSAPFISPSAPHSSFLAPTAHLDQYGRSQPFNPLGALGSGAFGGLGSPTLAGSMFGPKDSPASVVGGLSTPNHHDPWNRLHGPSGFPAGPSWAKGVDKRDERDRVKDGERREIPHIKDEKDRDNMLYGRQPVRISPVAPSFKPRSSTPVSHINGHSSAMVGGSGPSEDLTRSLNRDRDRDGDKRQLPSVSSRAPPVGTSPLVADRDRPRSSSSSVLNTPPPTNRSAASPLDLYPRALPPTAHSLHSEPSHSQRDPPASSSASASVSSLSQSKKSDRTTTPVSKPPVLPVKVKEEKKEEPEPIPITLPPPAPNHSFDRPNSHPHHPSSGTPSSSSLSLTPTSLTPNPPSHHYSFVERPRFDPYLGGMLVGERYPHGPIQAPPQGHGFPWELAVQQQQRHRREALALQSDPHLALRPDQHLARLLQHQRLLEVAAANPHHPPTSTSTASTPAVRPEFSIMAHPFDRPHQLGPPGGGLMDEEQRAQILREDFERARYFGMHPHLPAGSHLSSPSHAAHLEQLHPGLLSHPLQPGANPQHHTGLYARLGQLNPHHVPNGILAKGPAGLVGALSVGAPPPLISSITSRSSTPPRRLGGPDYKPLTLPVEQPIQLQSPHQNRGTMIDWRRW, encoded by the exons GAACAAGGGGAAAAGAGGGCCTGAGGAGAACGGCGGAGGGCCGCTGTCAGAGCCTGAGGAAGGAGCTCCACACAGTTTCTCCAGCAGCTACTGTAACAAGAGCAGAAATAAGAGAAGAAAGATTGAG GGGCAACCTTTAGAGACTGGATATATA TGTGACACTGAGAGTGATACGGGGGACAAG GCCTCAGACAATGACATGGAACTAGTTTTTAAAGTTCGCCCTACAAAAG CTGTGGAGCCTGCACCCTCAAACATGGGCCTGTCCATAGGCAAAAGCTGCCTGTCTCTAACGGCCCGTAGCGGCAGCGTCTCACGTTTGATGGTGACCTCGCAAGTATCTGGCCTGGCGCGAAGTCAAGAGAAAAGCCTGGAGCCACATTTCCCAGAGCCTGTTTCTTGTTCTACCTCTTCTGCCTCCTTCAGCCTGACTTCCCACTCTCCAGTTACACCCTCAGTCACGGTTTCCCGGCCCAGCCCATTCAGCAGCACCCGCCACAACGGCAGCCCACCACTGCCCAAACAAAAATCCTTCTTCACTTTGTCTGGACGATCTAACCCTTCCTACAGCATCAACAACAC GAGCAGCACCCAAGTCAAACCTCCATCATCTTCAACTGTTGCCTCTGCGTCATCCTCCATGTGCCCTCCAACTCCCCCCACCAGTGCATCACTTCCCTATATGAGGGGCTCAGGACCCTCTGGGCCTCTCCGACCCCCTTCCCGAGCCAGCTCTGGAGCACTGTACACATCTTCACCTGGTCTGGGTCTGCCTCCCCCTCCACCGCTGCTGCAAGGTCCTTCCCACTCAACAGCAGCAG ACCGCGATGGCAGGCGCAGCGTCCCAGGGGCTGAAAATAATGCGACAGCTGCCGGTCGCTCCACTCCTGGTGGTCCATCAGCATCGAATTCATCGGGCCGGACGTCTCAGAACCAGCCGAGCATCCCACCCTTGGCCTTCCAATTCCATCAGCACAACCACCAGCACcagcacacgcacacgcaccaACACTTCGCGCCCTTCCTGCACCCCACAGCTACCGCACCACCTCTG TTTGATAAGTATGGAGGAAAAGTGGAAGGACTGTACCGACACCCT CAATTCTTCCCACAATACCCACCACCCTCAGTGCCGAGCATCCAGCCTGTGATTCCTCCCACTGGGCCTTTCAGCTCTTTGCAAGGAGCATTTCAGCCAAAG cctCTTGTCCCTCAGGGAACGGGTCCTGATTTAACCGCAAGACTTGGGGTTGTGCCACACCACCTGCAGCCCAAAGACCCCAGG aaacCAGGAAAATGGTGTGCTATGCATGTATATGTGGCCTGGATGATTCTAAACCATCAGAGGAAAGTAAAG ATTCAGGGTGATCCTCACAAGCTGGACTTTCGTACTGACCTGTTGGCCCGACTTCCTGGAGCAGGGGGATTGGACCCCCTGGGGCCTATGGGAGGAGCTCTACCTCCCACTCATGAGCTGAACAGGCCTCCCAGTTTGTTCTCAGCTACAG GTTCAGTCAATCCGTCCTCTGCTCCTTTTATCTCTCCCTCAGCACCCCACTCCTCTTTCCTAGCACCAACTGCACACTTGG accaGTATGGCCGATCCCAACCCTTCAATCCGCTGGGAGCCCTGGGTTCTGGTGCCTTTGGAGGACTTGGCAGCCCAACACTGG CAGGCTCCATGTTTGGCCCTAAAGACTCACCAGCTAGCGTGGTCGGGGGATTGTCCACCCCTAACCATCATGACCCGTGGAACCGTCTACACGGTCCATCTGGGTTCCCTGCTGGCCCCAGCTGGGCTAAAGGGGTGGACAAGAGGGACGAAAGGGATCGAGTAAAGGACGGAGAAAGGAGAGAGATCCCCCACATCAAGGATGAAAAAGACAG AGACAATATGCTGTATGGCCGACAACCTGTGAGAATATCTCCAGTTGCCCCTTCATTTAAGCCCCGCAGTAGCACCCCGGTCTCTCATATTAATGGCCACAGCAGTGCCATGGTGGGGGGCAGTGGACCTTCGGAGGACTTGACACGCAGCTTAAACAGAGACCGAGACAGAGATGGGGACAAGAGGCAGCTGCCATCTGTGTCTTCACGGGCACCTCCTGTTGGCACTTCACCCTTAGtagcagacagagacagaccaCGGTCTTCCTCATCCTCTGTTCTCAATACACCCCCACCCACCAATCGCTCAGCAGCATCTCCTTTGGACCTTTACCCTCGCGCACTACCCCCAACAGCACATAGCCTCCACAGTGAACCCTCACACTCCCAAAGGGACCCGCCTGCCTCGTCCTCAGCTTCGGCCTCAGTCTCTTCTTTGTCTCAGTCCAAGAAGTCTGACCGGACCACCACACCAGTCTCCAAACCCCCTGTGCTGCCTGTCAAAGttaaagaggagaagaaagaggagccAGAGCCTATCCCCATCACCCTGCCTCCCCCAGCGCCCAACCATAGCTTTGACCGCCCCAACAGCCATCCACACCACCCAAGCTCTGGTACCCCTTCCTCATCCTCTTTATCACTGACTCCCACTTCACTTACTCCAAACCCTCCTTCCCATCATTATTCCTTTGTGGAGCGCCCGAGATTTGACCCGTATCTAGGCGGCATGTTAGTGGGAGAACGTTACCCCCATGGACCCATCCAAGCGCCACCACAGGGTCATGGCTTCCCCTGGGAACTGGcagtccagcagcagcagcgacaTCGTAGGGAGGCTTTGGCACTTCAGTCAGACCCTCACCTCGCCCTGCGACCAGATCAACATCTGGCTCGGCTGCTCCAGCATCAGCGCCTTCTAGAGGTGGCAGCAGCCAACCCTCACCACCCTCCAACTTCTACCTCTACTGCCTCCACCCCTGCTGTCCGACCGGAGTTCAGCATAATGGCCCATCCTTTTGACCGTCCTCATCAGCTGGGACCCCCAGGAGGAGGGCTGATGGATGAGGAGCAGCGTGCCCAAATCCTGAGAGAAGACTTTGAGCGGGCTCGCTACTTTGGGATGCATCCACACCTCCCCGCTGGCTCGCACCTCTCAAGTCCCTCTCATGCTGCTCACCTGGAGCAGCTTCACCCTGGTCTtctctcccacccactccaGCCAGGAGCTAATCCTCAGCACCACACAGGCCTCTACGCCCGTTTAGGCCAACTAAACCCACACCACGTGCCCAATGGAATCCTGGCAAAGGGCCCAGCAGGCTTGGTGGGAGCGCTCTCAGTGGGGGCACCACCTCCACTCATTTCTTCCATCACCAGCCGGTCATCCACACCTCCCCGCAGACTAGGAGGGCCAG ACTACAAACCTTTAACCCTCCCAGTTGAACAACCAATCCAACTCCAGTCCCCCCACCAAAATAGGGGAACCATGATTGACTGGAGGCGATGGTAG
- the fbrs gene encoding autism susceptibility gene 2 protein isoform X4 has product MEGPSRSTGFRQSRRSRSQRDRARRRRRVDLAEERATSLSSGSDHEACGTNSVMGSAGRECRPGFGRHRPPRRRKRESVSCEEDIIDGFAIASFISLEALEMDCSLKPSQRTDMLGRRNKGKRGPEENGGGPLSEPEEGAPHSFSSSYCNKSRNKRRKIEGQPLETGYICDTESDTGDKASDNDMELVFKVRPTKAVEPAPSNMGLSIGKSCLSLTARSGSVSRLMVTSQVSGLARSQEKSLEPHFPEPVSCSTSSASFSLTSHSPVTPSVTVSRPSPFSSTRHNGSPPLPKQKSFFTLSGRSNPSYSINNTSSTQVKPPSSSTVASASSSMCPPTPPTSASLPYMRGSGPSGPLRPPSRASSGALYTSSPGLGLPPPPPLLQGPSHSTAADRDGRRSVPGAENNATAAGRSTPGGPSASNSSGRTSQNQPSIPPLAFQFHQHNHQHQHTHTHQHFAPFLHPTATAPPLFDKYGGKVEGLYRHPQFFPQYPPPSVPSIQPVIPPTGPFSSLQGAFQPKGTGPDLTARLGVVPHHLQPKDPRLTDPFGTSLKISNKPGKWCAMHVYVAWMILNHQRKVKQIQGDPHKLDFRTDLLARLPGAGGLDPLGPMGGALPPTHELNRPPSLFSATGSVNPSSAPFISPSAPHSSFLAPTAHLDQYGRSQPFNPLGALGSGAFGGLGSPTLAGSMFGPKDSPASVVGGLSTPNHHDPWNRLHGPSGFPAGPSWAKGVDKRDERDRVKDGERREIPHIKDEKDRDNMLYGRQPVRISPVAPSFKPRSSTPVSHINGHSSAMVGGSGPSEDLTRSLNRDRDRDGDKRQLPSVSSRAPPVGTSPLVADRDRPRSSSSSVLNTPPPTNRSAASPLDLYPRALPPTAHSLHSEPSHSQRDPPASSSASASVSSLSQSKKSDRTTTPVSKPPVLPVKVKEEKKEEPEPIPITLPPPAPNHSFDRPNSHPHHPSSGTPSSSSLSLTPTSLTPNPPSHHYSFVERPRFDPYLGGMLVGERYPHGPIQAPPQGHGFPWELAVQQQQRHRREALALQSDPHLALRPDQHLARLLQHQRLLEVAAANPHHPPTSTSTASTPAVRPEFSIMAHPFDRPHQLGPPGGGLMDEEQRAQILREDFERARYFGMHPHLPAGSHLSSPSHAAHLEQLHPGLLSHPLQPGANPQHHTGLYARLGQLNPHHVPNGILAKGPAGLVGALSVGAPPPLISSITSRSSTPPRRLGGPDYKPLTLPVEQPIQLQSPHQNRGTMIDWRRW; this is encoded by the exons GAACAAGGGGAAAAGAGGGCCTGAGGAGAACGGCGGAGGGCCGCTGTCAGAGCCTGAGGAAGGAGCTCCACACAGTTTCTCCAGCAGCTACTGTAACAAGAGCAGAAATAAGAGAAGAAAGATTGAG GGGCAACCTTTAGAGACTGGATATATA TGTGACACTGAGAGTGATACGGGGGACAAG GCCTCAGACAATGACATGGAACTAGTTTTTAAAGTTCGCCCTACAAAAG CTGTGGAGCCTGCACCCTCAAACATGGGCCTGTCCATAGGCAAAAGCTGCCTGTCTCTAACGGCCCGTAGCGGCAGCGTCTCACGTTTGATGGTGACCTCGCAAGTATCTGGCCTGGCGCGAAGTCAAGAGAAAAGCCTGGAGCCACATTTCCCAGAGCCTGTTTCTTGTTCTACCTCTTCTGCCTCCTTCAGCCTGACTTCCCACTCTCCAGTTACACCCTCAGTCACGGTTTCCCGGCCCAGCCCATTCAGCAGCACCCGCCACAACGGCAGCCCACCACTGCCCAAACAAAAATCCTTCTTCACTTTGTCTGGACGATCTAACCCTTCCTACAGCATCAACAACAC GAGCAGCACCCAAGTCAAACCTCCATCATCTTCAACTGTTGCCTCTGCGTCATCCTCCATGTGCCCTCCAACTCCCCCCACCAGTGCATCACTTCCCTATATGAGGGGCTCAGGACCCTCTGGGCCTCTCCGACCCCCTTCCCGAGCCAGCTCTGGAGCACTGTACACATCTTCACCTGGTCTGGGTCTGCCTCCCCCTCCACCGCTGCTGCAAGGTCCTTCCCACTCAACAGCAGCAG ACCGCGATGGCAGGCGCAGCGTCCCAGGGGCTGAAAATAATGCGACAGCTGCCGGTCGCTCCACTCCTGGTGGTCCATCAGCATCGAATTCATCGGGCCGGACGTCTCAGAACCAGCCGAGCATCCCACCCTTGGCCTTCCAATTCCATCAGCACAACCACCAGCACcagcacacgcacacgcaccaACACTTCGCGCCCTTCCTGCACCCCACAGCTACCGCACCACCTCTG TTTGATAAGTATGGAGGAAAAGTGGAAGGACTGTACCGACACCCT CAATTCTTCCCACAATACCCACCACCCTCAGTGCCGAGCATCCAGCCTGTGATTCCTCCCACTGGGCCTTTCAGCTCTTTGCAAGGAGCATTTCAGCCAAAG GGAACGGGTCCTGATTTAACCGCAAGACTTGGGGTTGTGCCACACCACCTGCAGCCCAAAGACCCCAGG CTAACTGATCCATTTGGGACATCGTTGAAAATCagtaat aaacCAGGAAAATGGTGTGCTATGCATGTATATGTGGCCTGGATGATTCTAAACCATCAGAGGAAAGTAAAG CAGATTCAGGGTGATCCTCACAAGCTGGACTTTCGTACTGACCTGTTGGCCCGACTTCCTGGAGCAGGGGGATTGGACCCCCTGGGGCCTATGGGAGGAGCTCTACCTCCCACTCATGAGCTGAACAGGCCTCCCAGTTTGTTCTCAGCTACAG GTTCAGTCAATCCGTCCTCTGCTCCTTTTATCTCTCCCTCAGCACCCCACTCCTCTTTCCTAGCACCAACTGCACACTTGG accaGTATGGCCGATCCCAACCCTTCAATCCGCTGGGAGCCCTGGGTTCTGGTGCCTTTGGAGGACTTGGCAGCCCAACACTGG CAGGCTCCATGTTTGGCCCTAAAGACTCACCAGCTAGCGTGGTCGGGGGATTGTCCACCCCTAACCATCATGACCCGTGGAACCGTCTACACGGTCCATCTGGGTTCCCTGCTGGCCCCAGCTGGGCTAAAGGGGTGGACAAGAGGGACGAAAGGGATCGAGTAAAGGACGGAGAAAGGAGAGAGATCCCCCACATCAAGGATGAAAAAGACAG AGACAATATGCTGTATGGCCGACAACCTGTGAGAATATCTCCAGTTGCCCCTTCATTTAAGCCCCGCAGTAGCACCCCGGTCTCTCATATTAATGGCCACAGCAGTGCCATGGTGGGGGGCAGTGGACCTTCGGAGGACTTGACACGCAGCTTAAACAGAGACCGAGACAGAGATGGGGACAAGAGGCAGCTGCCATCTGTGTCTTCACGGGCACCTCCTGTTGGCACTTCACCCTTAGtagcagacagagacagaccaCGGTCTTCCTCATCCTCTGTTCTCAATACACCCCCACCCACCAATCGCTCAGCAGCATCTCCTTTGGACCTTTACCCTCGCGCACTACCCCCAACAGCACATAGCCTCCACAGTGAACCCTCACACTCCCAAAGGGACCCGCCTGCCTCGTCCTCAGCTTCGGCCTCAGTCTCTTCTTTGTCTCAGTCCAAGAAGTCTGACCGGACCACCACACCAGTCTCCAAACCCCCTGTGCTGCCTGTCAAAGttaaagaggagaagaaagaggagccAGAGCCTATCCCCATCACCCTGCCTCCCCCAGCGCCCAACCATAGCTTTGACCGCCCCAACAGCCATCCACACCACCCAAGCTCTGGTACCCCTTCCTCATCCTCTTTATCACTGACTCCCACTTCACTTACTCCAAACCCTCCTTCCCATCATTATTCCTTTGTGGAGCGCCCGAGATTTGACCCGTATCTAGGCGGCATGTTAGTGGGAGAACGTTACCCCCATGGACCCATCCAAGCGCCACCACAGGGTCATGGCTTCCCCTGGGAACTGGcagtccagcagcagcagcgacaTCGTAGGGAGGCTTTGGCACTTCAGTCAGACCCTCACCTCGCCCTGCGACCAGATCAACATCTGGCTCGGCTGCTCCAGCATCAGCGCCTTCTAGAGGTGGCAGCAGCCAACCCTCACCACCCTCCAACTTCTACCTCTACTGCCTCCACCCCTGCTGTCCGACCGGAGTTCAGCATAATGGCCCATCCTTTTGACCGTCCTCATCAGCTGGGACCCCCAGGAGGAGGGCTGATGGATGAGGAGCAGCGTGCCCAAATCCTGAGAGAAGACTTTGAGCGGGCTCGCTACTTTGGGATGCATCCACACCTCCCCGCTGGCTCGCACCTCTCAAGTCCCTCTCATGCTGCTCACCTGGAGCAGCTTCACCCTGGTCTtctctcccacccactccaGCCAGGAGCTAATCCTCAGCACCACACAGGCCTCTACGCCCGTTTAGGCCAACTAAACCCACACCACGTGCCCAATGGAATCCTGGCAAAGGGCCCAGCAGGCTTGGTGGGAGCGCTCTCAGTGGGGGCACCACCTCCACTCATTTCTTCCATCACCAGCCGGTCATCCACACCTCCCCGCAGACTAGGAGGGCCAG ACTACAAACCTTTAACCCTCCCAGTTGAACAACCAATCCAACTCCAGTCCCCCCACCAAAATAGGGGAACCATGATTGACTGGAGGCGATGGTAG